One window from the genome of Ammoniphilus sp. CFH 90114 encodes:
- a CDS encoding carbohydrate ABC transporter permease: MKLDLSEKHIGYLLVLPALLIIIVIAIWPVVRSFWISLYDIRLNDPTKTEIHSTYGIDLERYVGTMPTLLRAIDREMKQAEPEGATRLESIRENLANLDQVIRTQEQVANRYEEVDQLLYDFRPVPQDLKYASIDLAVTEEIKASLKQMEAELVQVGSENILRKPNDVIGLTRGLQAAVISPNYVGFTYYRQFLTDQRTWTSLTNTLFFTLISVFFELILGLWIALLINKSFKGRGLVRAAVLIPWAIPTVISALMWKFLYDGQNGVVAKFFEAIGLIPDMSVLLTTKLGALFSVIFADVWKTTPFMALLIFAGLQTIPDSLYEAASLDGANKRQQFFTITLPMLKSAILVALLFRTLDAFRVFDLIYVLTGGGPANSTETISIYAYKTMFAQMNFGAGSALSVLVFLCVAVISIGFIKILGADILADGRK; encoded by the coding sequence ATGAAATTAGACTTATCTGAGAAACATATAGGATACTTGCTCGTCTTACCGGCTTTATTAATTATTATTGTAATAGCCATATGGCCCGTTGTGCGCTCCTTTTGGATAAGTCTTTATGATATCCGTCTGAATGATCCAACCAAAACAGAAATTCACTCTACTTACGGTATAGACCTGGAGCGTTACGTAGGAACAATGCCAACTTTGTTAAGAGCAATAGATCGAGAGATGAAGCAAGCAGAACCGGAAGGGGCAACAAGATTAGAATCTATTCGGGAAAATTTAGCCAATTTAGATCAGGTGATTCGAACACAGGAGCAAGTTGCTAATCGATATGAAGAAGTGGATCAGTTATTATACGATTTTCGTCCTGTGCCTCAAGATTTAAAATATGCCTCCATTGATCTTGCGGTAACAGAAGAAATCAAAGCTTCACTAAAACAAATGGAAGCCGAACTAGTACAGGTTGGATCAGAAAATATATTAAGAAAGCCTAATGATGTAATAGGATTAACGAGAGGTCTTCAGGCGGCAGTTATCTCCCCGAACTACGTAGGTTTTACCTATTATCGGCAATTCCTTACTGATCAGCGGACTTGGACGTCTTTGACGAATACTTTATTTTTTACCCTCATATCCGTGTTCTTTGAATTGATTTTAGGTTTGTGGATTGCGTTATTAATAAATAAGTCCTTTAAAGGTAGAGGATTAGTTCGTGCTGCTGTCCTCATTCCTTGGGCGATCCCTACTGTTATTTCAGCTTTAATGTGGAAATTCCTTTACGACGGACAAAACGGGGTGGTTGCTAAGTTTTTTGAAGCGATTGGTTTAATTCCTGACATGTCTGTTTTGCTTACGACAAAACTAGGAGCCTTATTCTCCGTCATTTTTGCAGATGTGTGGAAAACGACTCCCTTCATGGCTTTGTTAATATTCGCTGGACTGCAGACCATTCCTGATTCACTTTATGAAGCAGCTTCCTTAGATGGGGCGAATAAGAGGCAGCAATTTTTTACCATCACTTTACCCATGCTTAAATCGGCTATTCTTGTAGCTTTACTGTTCCGTACCTTAGATGCTTTCCGGGTGTTTGATCTTATCTACGTGTTAACAGGGGGAGGACCTGCTAATTCTACAGAAACGATTTCTATCTACGCCTATAAAACGATGTTTGCCCAGATGAACTTCGGAGCAGGTTCGGCTCTTTCCGTGCTTGTATTTCTTTGTGTAGCGGTAATAAGTATAGGATTTATCAAAATATTAGGTGCTGATATTCTAGCAGATGGAAGAAAATAG
- a CDS encoding heavy metal translocating P-type ATPase, whose amino-acid sequence MSDLKPAVSSPRTNSRISTSFLLQHGEGLAAMVCGILTMIAWFFDHFNYSEVSPYIYLCAYIVGGFVKAKEGLYTLLKERELDVNLLMLLAAMGAAGIGYWLEGAILIFIFSLSGVLESYTMARSYKDIASLMDLKPETATMLKDGKECVVKIEQLQVGDLMVVKPGERIPSDGKIIEGRSSVNQASITGESIPVEKGLNDEVYAGTLNENGALIVEVTCRSESTLFSKIIQLVQEAQSEKPVSQTFMENFERIYAKVIIGVTLVLILVPSYFLSWSFEDSLYRAMVFLVVASPCALVASIMPVVLSSISNAARHGILFKGGAHLENLSEVKVVAVDKTGTLTYGRPKVTDVFTFQQMSQEDLFYAVGSIESLSEHPLSKAVVEKAKELQLSLDRPKEIEAVTGFGIQALFSGEYWKIGKSGFMEPSVVTAEGKELASRLESEGKTVVFIQNTKGLAGIMGIQDIIRPDALAAVKQLQKQGIKVIMLTGDREGTAQVIAEQSGVDDFYAELLPEQKVEMVRKLKEKYGKVAMLGDGVNDAPALATATVGIAMGTTGSDVALETADLVLMNDDLEKIPSAIRLGKRAKSVIKQNIVFSLSVILLLIISNFAYELALPLGVIGHEGSTILVILNGLRLLKM is encoded by the coding sequence ATGAGTGATCTAAAACCGGCTGTTTCCTCGCCCCGTACGAACTCGAGAATAAGTACATCATTTTTACTTCAGCATGGAGAAGGTTTGGCCGCTATGGTGTGCGGGATATTAACCATGATTGCATGGTTTTTTGACCACTTCAATTATAGTGAAGTGTCACCCTATATTTATCTTTGTGCTTATATTGTAGGTGGATTTGTAAAAGCGAAAGAGGGGCTGTACACGCTTCTCAAAGAAAGAGAGCTCGATGTTAACCTACTGATGCTACTCGCTGCAATGGGAGCAGCAGGGATCGGTTATTGGTTAGAAGGGGCTATCCTCATCTTTATTTTTTCTTTAAGTGGAGTTTTAGAGAGTTATACTATGGCAAGAAGCTATAAGGATATTGCTTCTCTTATGGATCTAAAGCCAGAAACAGCCACAATGCTCAAGGATGGTAAAGAATGCGTTGTTAAGATTGAACAACTCCAAGTGGGCGACCTCATGGTAGTGAAGCCGGGAGAACGGATTCCATCTGATGGGAAGATTATCGAGGGACGTTCATCGGTTAATCAAGCGTCCATTACTGGCGAATCCATACCCGTTGAAAAAGGACTAAACGATGAGGTTTATGCCGGTACGCTAAACGAGAACGGAGCCCTTATCGTTGAAGTAACTTGTCGGAGTGAATCAACCCTTTTTTCTAAGATTATTCAACTCGTGCAAGAAGCTCAAAGTGAAAAGCCTGTTTCCCAAACTTTTATGGAGAATTTTGAGCGGATCTATGCAAAGGTGATTATTGGGGTAACCCTAGTTCTTATTTTAGTCCCTTCTTATTTCCTTTCTTGGAGCTTTGAAGATTCCCTATATCGGGCGATGGTGTTTCTCGTAGTAGCATCTCCTTGTGCGCTTGTAGCATCAATTATGCCTGTCGTTCTTTCCTCGATCTCTAATGCGGCAAGGCACGGGATATTGTTTAAAGGGGGGGCACACTTAGAAAATTTGTCAGAAGTGAAAGTGGTAGCGGTGGATAAGACAGGAACTCTTACCTATGGCCGTCCTAAGGTGACCGATGTCTTTACTTTCCAGCAGATGAGCCAGGAAGACTTGTTTTATGCTGTTGGTTCAATTGAAAGTCTCTCTGAACATCCATTAAGTAAAGCGGTAGTAGAAAAAGCCAAGGAGCTTCAACTCTCTCTAGATCGCCCTAAGGAAATAGAAGCTGTAACCGGTTTTGGAATTCAAGCTCTATTTAGTGGAGAGTATTGGAAGATTGGAAAAAGTGGGTTTATGGAACCTTCTGTAGTAACTGCAGAGGGAAAGGAACTCGCATCAAGGTTGGAAAGTGAGGGGAAGACGGTAGTTTTTATCCAAAATACAAAAGGCTTAGCTGGCATTATGGGGATTCAAGATATCATTAGACCGGATGCATTGGCAGCTGTAAAGCAGTTACAGAAACAAGGCATAAAAGTTATCATGTTGACAGGAGATCGAGAAGGTACAGCGCAAGTTATTGCTGAACAGTCAGGGGTGGATGATTTTTACGCTGAATTATTGCCTGAACAAAAGGTGGAAATGGTAAGAAAATTAAAGGAAAAATACGGAAAAGTAGCTATGCTTGGGGATGGAGTGAATGATGCTCCTGCCTTGGCGACTGCCACAGTAGGAATTGCAATGGGGACGACGGGCAGCGATGTGGCATTAGAAACCGCGGATCTAGTTCTTATGAATGACGATCTTGAAAAAATTCCTTCCGCTATCCGACTAGGCAAGCGAGCAAAAAGCGTGATTAAGCAAAATATCGTGTTCTCTTTATCTGTTATTTTACTGCTTATCATTTCTAACTTTGCCTATGAGTTAGCTCTACCACTGGGTGTCATAGGACATGAGGGCAGCACGATTTTGGTTATACTCAACGGACTCCGTCTACTAAAAATGTAA
- a CDS encoding AAA family ATPase, translating to MDSQNPSDHDYLIGAGGYVPPDADLLEDAVTALAMGKNILLKGPTGAGKTKFAETLSYLFKKPLHMVNCSVDLDAESLVGGRYIDYKENRQVIEFSPGPVIKAMEHGHFLYIDEVNMAKPETLPLINGVLDYRRMITNPYTGDVVKAKSGFGVIAAINEGYIGTVPLNEALMNRFIVIDVPYLRGEELRTLIRTNSLLKDESIIRLYVQLSEDLILAASQGKVSEEAASIRALLDACDLSTVIPPLRAVKRAIADKMEEEKEREFIQNLAETLF from the coding sequence ATAGATAGTCAGAATCCTTCGGATCATGACTATTTAATAGGGGCAGGTGGCTATGTTCCGCCGGATGCCGATCTGTTAGAGGATGCGGTGACTGCCCTTGCCATGGGAAAAAATATTCTCTTAAAAGGACCGACTGGTGCAGGTAAAACAAAATTTGCAGAGACCTTGTCTTATCTTTTTAAAAAGCCTTTGCATATGGTCAATTGTTCAGTTGATTTAGATGCAGAAAGCTTAGTAGGTGGGAGGTATATTGATTATAAAGAGAACCGGCAAGTGATTGAATTTTCTCCAGGTCCTGTGATAAAGGCTATGGAGCACGGTCATTTCTTATATATTGATGAAGTAAATATGGCAAAGCCTGAGACCCTTCCCCTCATTAATGGCGTGTTGGATTACCGCAGGATGATTACTAATCCGTATACGGGCGATGTAGTAAAAGCGAAGAGCGGATTCGGAGTTATTGCCGCGATCAATGAGGGTTACATTGGAACCGTACCACTGAACGAGGCACTCATGAACCGTTTTATCGTAATTGATGTTCCTTATCTTAGAGGTGAGGAGTTAAGAACTCTCATTCGTACAAACAGCTTGCTTAAAGATGAGTCCATTATTCGTTTATATGTTCAATTATCGGAGGATTTAATCCTTGCGGCTAGTCAAGGGAAGGTATCAGAAGAAGCAGCTTCCATTCGAGCCCTTTTAGACGCTTGTGATTTGAGTACAGTTATTCCACCACTTCGTGCAGTAAAGAGAGCCATTGCCGACAAGATGGAAGAGGAAAAAGAAAGAGAGTTTATTCAGAACCTTGCCGAAACCTTGTTTTAA
- a CDS encoding carbohydrate ABC transporter permease yields MQRQAGPTFYIFLVGFLFVIMFPFLWLLIASLKPPAELFGANAFNPIIQNPTFDNYIRVFTQRPFGSYLWNSFAVATLTTAYSILVASIAAYAIAWLDFRGKAIILGIVLAVSMFPQIATISPIFLFMQSVGLTNSWHGLIIPYTTFALPLAIWNLTVFFKKIPYDLAEAAKVDGATIMQTLFKVFFPIALPGVFTTAILVFIAAWNEFLFALTINTEESMKTVPVGIAMFQGQFTMPWGEISAASIVVTIPLIIMVLVFQKRIISGLTSGAVKE; encoded by the coding sequence ATGCAAAGGCAGGCTGGACCTACCTTCTATATTTTTCTTGTGGGATTCCTATTTGTGATTATGTTTCCGTTTCTTTGGCTGCTCATTGCATCACTTAAGCCACCGGCTGAGCTATTCGGTGCCAATGCGTTCAATCCTATTATTCAAAATCCCACCTTTGATAATTATATACGTGTGTTTACGCAAAGACCGTTCGGGAGCTACTTATGGAACAGCTTTGCCGTGGCAACACTGACGACAGCATATAGCATTTTAGTTGCTTCTATCGCGGCTTATGCTATAGCCTGGCTTGATTTTAGAGGGAAGGCGATTATATTAGGCATCGTTCTTGCTGTATCTATGTTTCCACAGATTGCAACAATCTCCCCGATCTTCTTATTTATGCAATCCGTGGGACTTACGAATAGTTGGCATGGGCTCATCATTCCTTACACGACTTTTGCTTTACCCTTAGCCATATGGAATCTAACCGTGTTCTTTAAGAAAATTCCTTATGATCTTGCAGAAGCGGCTAAAGTGGACGGAGCGACAATTATGCAAACCTTATTTAAAGTGTTCTTTCCAATTGCACTTCCTGGGGTATTTACCACAGCTATCCTTGTATTCATTGCAGCGTGGAACGAGTTTCTATTTGCATTAACGATTAACACAGAAGAAAGTATGAAAACCGTTCCCGTTGGGATAGCAATGTTTCAGGGGCAGTTTACCATGCCTTGGGGAGAGATTTCTGCTGCCTCCATTGTTGTGACCATTCCTCTTATTATCATGGTGCTGGTGTTCCAAAAACGAATTATATCTGGTCTAACATCAGGTGCTGTCAAAGAATAG
- a CDS encoding MBL fold metallo-hydrolase, with amino-acid sequence MRRKRFSNMDETPNKRTWDHFVRWQKSRRSVSKDYSFVIPNEPQPNIDYLQANRTDNTMVWIGHATFLVQMGGMNIVTDPVWANRMAMAGRLTPPGIGLSEMPEIDLVLISHSHYDHLHFKSIRGLRGNPSFLVPEGLGVKFLYKGFNRVEEFTWWDTKKINNIEISFVPAQHWSKRTPWDTNASHWGGWVIKDLSKKETIYFAGDSGYFPGFREIGKRFDVDFCLMPIGAYEPEWFMGMQHVSPEEAVQAFLDLKGTTFIPMHYSTFRLADDTPWEAMVRLQTEWKRRGLEKNQLAILKLGEILKISSA; translated from the coding sequence ATGCGTCGTAAACGCTTCTCAAACATGGATGAAACACCAAATAAACGGACATGGGATCACTTTGTTCGGTGGCAAAAATCCAGAAGATCGGTAAGTAAGGATTATTCCTTTGTCATTCCTAATGAGCCACAGCCGAATATTGATTATTTACAAGCCAATCGAACAGATAATACGATGGTATGGATTGGTCATGCCACTTTTTTGGTTCAGATGGGTGGAATGAATATCGTAACAGACCCTGTTTGGGCGAACCGTATGGCGATGGCCGGACGGCTTACTCCGCCGGGGATAGGATTATCGGAGATGCCAGAGATTGATCTTGTTCTAATCTCCCACAGCCATTATGATCATCTTCACTTTAAGTCTATTCGAGGATTGCGAGGGAACCCTTCCTTCTTAGTTCCAGAGGGGCTCGGGGTGAAATTCTTATATAAAGGATTCAATCGAGTAGAAGAGTTTACCTGGTGGGATACAAAGAAAATAAATAATATTGAGATCTCGTTTGTTCCTGCTCAGCATTGGTCTAAACGGACCCCTTGGGATACGAATGCGTCTCATTGGGGCGGATGGGTAATAAAGGACTTAAGCAAGAAAGAAACGATTTATTTTGCAGGGGATAGTGGATATTTTCCTGGCTTTAGAGAAATTGGGAAGCGATTTGATGTGGATTTCTGTTTGATGCCAATTGGAGCCTATGAGCCGGAATGGTTTATGGGGATGCAGCATGTATCTCCTGAAGAAGCTGTTCAAGCTTTTCTTGATCTGAAGGGAACGACCTTCATCCCCATGCATTACAGCACATTTCGTTTGGCGGACGATACGCCTTGGGAAGCCATGGTCCGTTTGCAGACGGAATGGAAACGCAGAGGACTAGAAAAGAATCAATTAGCGATTCTTAAACTTGGAGAGATATTAAAGATAAGCAGCGCCTGA
- a CDS encoding nitric oxide reductase activation protein NorD has product MKYIVFNNKKVDTGLFMQLQDLAGVLTGFPELKFKFDYGHYLDLENKVMTASHFWDNLLPLEREAGYKTDIYLRAIGTVKYTDAREVYRYVRQIEEYRLNKFAIQVFTLLEDMRLEEICKKKRPGTSKWFQIRKKEYQKYFESQLTVNLSRGYHLDAMFCLIYLTLQADSPDPYFADISNRQQMELEGIKPTLYESFESRRTQEVSRIAERIVASLSDLTNKDSLNEYFILPFLQSQLKEEGISFDDLKRQSKLKNNNQDDHHRDSEEAKQEKMPKWHGETKEGEQSRAFLQFDLESGTQTEMLGNAIRGTEDGDQAMGTVQGKTRASDKKNYNQMEAELNKIDNPAMGGRASYGEENRDAVLILKEATTPSIDDEQLYQAYLFDVETYIRKLSKTIENTLEHKRSQPRQGLAYGRLSKNLLPIVLDDFPKVFYKKDHQSKEIDAVFTLLVDCSASMHNKMEETKRGITLFHEVLKKLNIPHTIAGFWEDANRVKEGYQPNYYHLIKDFHQSIYNRSGAEIMQLEPQEDNRDGFSIRVAAQELKRRREKNKFLLIFSDGEPAAAKYDQNGIIDTKEAVIQTRRQGIEVLGMFLSNGEISEEEEKTMQNIYDKEYIMVPTVEELPEQFAPILKKLLLKSI; this is encoded by the coding sequence ATGAAATATATTGTTTTTAATAATAAAAAAGTAGATACAGGGTTGTTTATGCAGCTGCAGGATTTGGCCGGTGTGCTGACAGGATTTCCAGAATTAAAGTTTAAATTTGATTACGGCCATTATCTTGATTTAGAAAATAAAGTGATGACAGCAAGCCACTTCTGGGATAACCTTCTGCCGTTGGAGAGAGAAGCGGGGTATAAAACAGATATTTATCTCCGAGCAATAGGGACTGTAAAATATACAGATGCAAGAGAAGTGTATCGATATGTAAGACAAATAGAAGAGTACCGGTTAAATAAATTTGCCATTCAGGTATTTACGCTTTTAGAAGATATGCGCCTAGAAGAAATCTGTAAAAAGAAAAGACCCGGTACCTCAAAATGGTTTCAGATTCGTAAGAAAGAATACCAGAAGTACTTTGAAAGTCAATTAACGGTAAACCTTAGTCGTGGATACCACTTAGATGCGATGTTTTGCCTTATTTATCTAACTCTTCAGGCCGATTCGCCGGATCCATATTTTGCAGATATAAGCAACCGACAGCAGATGGAGCTGGAGGGCATTAAGCCTACCCTATATGAATCCTTTGAATCAAGAAGGACTCAGGAGGTGTCCCGAATTGCTGAACGCATTGTTGCAAGTTTATCTGATCTGACCAACAAGGATAGTTTGAATGAGTATTTTATTCTCCCTTTCCTTCAATCTCAGCTTAAAGAGGAAGGCATCTCCTTTGATGACTTGAAGCGCCAGAGTAAGCTGAAAAACAATAATCAAGATGATCATCACAGAGATTCAGAAGAAGCGAAGCAGGAGAAAATGCCAAAATGGCATGGAGAAACTAAGGAAGGCGAGCAGTCTCGAGCTTTTTTACAGTTTGATTTGGAAAGTGGAACTCAAACGGAAATGCTAGGAAATGCGATAAGAGGGACGGAAGATGGAGACCAAGCGATGGGGACAGTCCAAGGGAAAACAAGAGCTAGCGACAAGAAAAACTATAACCAGATGGAGGCGGAATTAAATAAGATAGATAATCCTGCAATGGGGGGAAGGGCCTCTTACGGGGAAGAGAATAGAGATGCTGTGCTTATCTTGAAAGAGGCCACAACACCGAGTATAGACGATGAACAATTGTATCAAGCGTATCTCTTCGATGTTGAGACGTATATTCGAAAGTTATCGAAGACCATTGAAAATACACTTGAGCATAAGCGAAGTCAACCAAGACAAGGATTAGCTTATGGGCGTTTATCCAAAAACCTCCTTCCTATCGTTCTAGATGATTTTCCTAAGGTCTTCTATAAAAAAGACCATCAGTCAAAAGAAATCGATGCCGTCTTTACCTTATTAGTCGATTGTTCTGCCTCCATGCATAACAAGATGGAAGAAACGAAACGGGGTATTACCTTATTCCATGAAGTATTAAAGAAGTTGAATATTCCTCATACCATTGCAGGATTCTGGGAAGACGCCAACCGAGTTAAGGAAGGATATCAGCCGAATTATTATCATTTGATTAAAGATTTTCACCAATCCATTTATAATAGAAGCGGAGCAGAAATCATGCAACTAGAACCTCAAGAGGATAATCGAGACGGTTTTAGTATCCGAGTGGCTGCACAGGAATTGAAAAGAAGGAGAGAGAAAAATAAATTCTTGCTTATCTTTTCAGACGGAGAACCTGCTGCTGCCAAGTACGACCAAAACGGAATCATCGATACAAAAGAAGCCGTGATACAAACCCGTAGGCAAGGCATAGAAGTTCTAGGCATGTTTTTATCTAACGGAGAGATTTCTGAAGAAGAAGAGAAAACTATGCAAAATATTTATGATAAAGAATATATCATGGTGCCAACAGTTGAGGAATTACCTGAACAATTTGCCCCCATCTTAAAAAAATTACTTCTAAAGAGTATCTAA
- a CDS encoding Cof-type HAD-IIB family hydrolase: MTRWRLIALDMDGTLLGKDGTISKENKKWIQYARESGTEVTIATGRPTRMIRFYLESLNLQAPFVVANGSEVWTVGGTLLERHTLSHKHVSFLYSLAIKYGTHFWSSVVDEVFKPGTFPKEIEKYEWLKFGFKNEDPELMAYLWNRLEEYGGLEISSSDPSNIEVNPKGISKATGLQRVCDHLGISSEEVVAIGDGLNDVAMFRWAGLSIAMANAPTEVQAVADRITAHHSEDGVAQAIQTLIN, from the coding sequence ATGACTCGTTGGCGGTTAATTGCCTTAGACATGGACGGAACGCTATTGGGTAAGGATGGTACCATCTCCAAGGAGAATAAGAAATGGATTCAGTATGCTCGAGAGTCAGGAACGGAGGTTACGATTGCCACCGGTCGACCAACCCGCATGATACGCTTCTATCTAGAATCTTTAAACCTTCAAGCTCCATTTGTGGTTGCGAATGGCAGTGAAGTTTGGACCGTTGGCGGAACGTTGTTAGAGCGCCACACGTTAAGTCACAAACATGTTTCCTTTTTATACAGCCTAGCGATCAAGTACGGAACACACTTTTGGTCTTCTGTTGTAGATGAAGTATTTAAACCGGGGACCTTCCCTAAGGAAATAGAAAAATACGAATGGCTTAAATTTGGATTCAAGAATGAAGATCCAGAGCTTATGGCATATTTGTGGAACCGGTTAGAAGAGTATGGAGGCTTAGAAATTTCGAGCTCTGATCCGTCAAATATTGAGGTTAACCCTAAAGGGATTTCGAAGGCAACAGGTTTACAACGAGTCTGTGATCACTTAGGGATATCATCAGAAGAAGTCGTAGCCATAGGGGATGGGCTCAATGACGTAGCGATGTTTCGCTGGGCCGGATTAAGTATCGCAATGGCGAACGCACCAACAGAGGTTCAAGCTGTCGCAGATCGAATCACCGCTCATCATTCGGAGGATGGAGTAGCACAAGCGATCCAGACGTTAATAAATTAG
- the argJ gene encoding bifunctional ornithine acetyltransferase/N-acetylglutamate synthase, with product MSTFRVIEGNIAKPKGFKATGIYSGIKKVEKHDLGILISEVPAYAAGAYTTNLFQAAPLVVTKESIGQQGKLQAIIVNSGNANACTGERGLDDARSMQQAVANAFSIAPEHVGVASTGVIGEYLPMSKVIQGIENLPASLSSESGPFFSQAILTTDLVEKTVCVELEIGGTLVTMAGTAKGSGMIHPNMATMLAFIATDAKVDQAFLQASLKKATDETFNMITVDGDTSTNDMVLVMANGLSGNEELSETHPEAEDFYQALCYCMRELAKKIARDGEGATKLLEVEVKGGPSKATASQVAKTVISSNLVKTAIYGADANWGRILCAVGYSGADISPDKIDVFLGDIQVVESSFPIPFSEEDAREYLLQENVKVVVDLHMGSEKATAWGCDLTYDYIRINASYRS from the coding sequence ATGTCTACGTTTCGCGTCATTGAGGGGAATATTGCAAAACCAAAGGGGTTTAAAGCAACAGGTATTTACAGCGGTATAAAGAAAGTAGAGAAACACGACTTAGGAATCTTAATCAGTGAGGTCCCAGCGTATGCAGCTGGAGCATATACAACGAATCTATTTCAAGCAGCCCCACTAGTGGTAACGAAAGAAAGTATTGGGCAGCAAGGAAAACTACAGGCTATCATTGTCAACAGTGGTAATGCTAATGCATGTACGGGGGAAAGAGGGTTAGACGATGCCCGCAGTATGCAGCAAGCTGTTGCTAATGCCTTCTCCATTGCTCCTGAGCATGTAGGTGTAGCTTCTACGGGTGTTATTGGTGAGTATTTGCCTATGTCTAAAGTAATTCAAGGGATAGAAAATTTGCCTGCAAGCCTATCAAGCGAGAGTGGTCCATTCTTTTCTCAAGCCATCCTTACTACAGACTTGGTAGAGAAGACGGTTTGTGTTGAATTGGAGATCGGCGGAACCCTTGTCACGATGGCAGGAACGGCAAAAGGATCCGGAATGATTCATCCTAATATGGCAACGATGTTAGCTTTTATTGCTACGGACGCTAAGGTAGATCAAGCCTTTTTACAGGCCTCGTTGAAGAAAGCCACAGATGAAACCTTTAATATGATTACAGTGGATGGCGATACTAGCACCAATGATATGGTTCTAGTAATGGCCAATGGATTGAGCGGGAATGAAGAACTAAGCGAAACTCATCCTGAAGCAGAGGACTTCTATCAGGCTCTCTGTTACTGTATGAGGGAACTAGCGAAGAAGATTGCCCGAGACGGAGAAGGGGCGACGAAGCTACTGGAGGTTGAAGTGAAAGGTGGACCATCTAAAGCAACAGCTAGTCAAGTAGCTAAGACGGTTATCAGTTCTAACCTTGTAAAGACAGCAATCTACGGTGCTGATGCCAACTGGGGACGGATTCTCTGTGCCGTTGGATACAGTGGGGCGGACATTTCGCCAGATAAGATTGATGTTTTTCTTGGCGATATCCAAGTAGTTGAGTCTAGTTTCCCTATACCATTTAGCGAGGAAGACGCGAGGGAGTACTTACTTCAGGAGAATGTAAAGGTCGTCGTAGATCTACATATGGGGTCAGAGAAAGCAACAGCATGGGGCTGCGATTTAACTTACGATTATATCCGAATTAATGCAAGCTATAGATCATAA
- a CDS encoding potassium channel family protein — MHRSRVLLYQIISLFLFYLNIILSFALIYTTMDITQIGPIVDHYASSTHQEPWLDRFTRSFYFSAITLLSVGYGDVTPMGWSKAIAVIQALIGYILPAALVIKYIIFPSDSIKRWLQEKEQSKNTHLPS, encoded by the coding sequence ATGCATCGGAGTAGGGTCCTTCTATATCAGATTATTTCTCTCTTTCTTTTCTACCTTAATATAATTTTAAGCTTTGCCCTCATTTATACAACAATGGATATTACCCAGATTGGTCCCATTGTAGATCACTATGCTTCTTCCACTCACCAAGAACCATGGTTGGATCGTTTCACCCGTTCATTTTACTTCAGCGCCATTACTCTGCTTTCAGTAGGTTATGGTGATGTTACCCCTATGGGATGGTCTAAAGCAATTGCTGTTATCCAAGCCTTAATTGGATACATCCTCCCAGCAGCTCTTGTCATAAAATATATAATTTTCCCATCAGATTCGATAAAAAGATGGCTTCAAGAAAAAGAACAATCCAAAAATACTCACCTACCTTCTTAA
- a CDS encoding HNH endonuclease — MKNDYEICGTGTIIFVRYKVYYLQVWIDTNDLEKVQSFPGTWFAGFDDSGRRYYIHGKDRRGGVNKTILLHRFIMDCPEGMVVDHIDRNSLNNKRENLRIVSPGENMQNRKIHRNNTSGVRGVSWYKKTGQWRVQISLNGKMKNLGLFDHFDDAVSIAKAAYEDHMPYYEDSDEEKYEKSPTLFDYTYK, encoded by the coding sequence ATGAAGAATGATTATGAGATATGTGGGACAGGTACGATCATCTTTGTTCGATACAAGGTATATTACCTGCAAGTTTGGATTGATACGAACGACTTAGAGAAGGTCCAATCCTTTCCAGGTACCTGGTTCGCAGGTTTTGATGATTCTGGAAGGCGATACTATATCCATGGAAAAGACCGACGAGGCGGAGTCAACAAGACCATCTTACTCCATCGTTTTATTATGGATTGTCCAGAAGGAATGGTTGTTGACCATATTGATCGGAACTCTCTTAATAATAAAAGGGAGAATTTAAGAATTGTTTCTCCCGGTGAAAACATGCAAAATAGAAAAATACACAGAAATAATACAAGTGGAGTTAGAGGGGTTTCTTGGTATAAGAAAACCGGACAATGGCGGGTACAGATTTCTTTAAACGGAAAGATGAAGAATCTAGGCTTGTTCGATCACTTTGACGATGCCGTTTCCATCGCCAAGGCTGCTTATGAAGATCACATGCCCTATTATGAAGACAGTGACGAAGAAAAATACGAGAAGAGTCCTACTCTTTTTGACTATACGTATAAATAA